One stretch of Lachnospiraceae bacterium oral taxon 096 DNA includes these proteins:
- the nusB gene encoding transcription antitermination factor NusB, whose amino-acid sequence MKRRTLREHCFKLLFCTDFYTKEEEVEQINAYMEQIEEEEYNENGEREVLHSVNLNEDAQWELKERVDKILGMLSTIDEELEKVTKGWKLNRIGKVELTILRLACYEIKYDREVPTAVAINEAVELAKKYGGEESASFVNGILAKLVE is encoded by the coding sequence ATGAAAAGACGAACACTGAGAGAACATTGCTTTAAATTGCTTTTTTGCACAGATTTTTATACAAAAGAAGAAGAGGTAGAGCAAATCAATGCATATATGGAACAAATTGAAGAGGAAGAATACAATGAAAATGGCGAGCGAGAAGTTCTCCACAGTGTGAATTTAAATGAAGATGCACAGTGGGAATTGAAGGAAAGAGTAGATAAAATTTTGGGCATGCTCTCTACCATTGATGAGGAACTTGAAAAGGTGACGAAGGGATGGAAACTCAATCGTATCGGAAAGGTGGAGTTGACCATTCTTCGTCTAGCTTGTTATGAGATTAAGTATGATCGAGAAGTTCCAACAGCAGTGGCCATCAATGAGGCTGTGGAATTGGCAAAAAAATATGGTGGGGAAGAATCAGCTTCCTTTGTCAATGGAATTTTAGCAAAGTTGGTAGAATGA
- a CDS encoding polyprenyl synthetase family protein, producing the protein MEEFIYDIGEIDNALIHFLPAKEGLQKIVYEAMDEAVRSGGKRVRPMIIYESYQLFQGGKGRMEEIAPMMAAMEMIHTSSLIHDDLPCMDNDTLRRGKPTTWVTYGEDMATLAGDALIVEAFSVIASEMAKIHNPSLILRYAKALDVLAKKTGMQGMIGGQVVDVQKTGEKLNEEELDFIYRLKTGALLEASFMIGAIVGGAKQEEIDVMEEIARNIGMAFQIQDDILDETSTEEELGKPIHSDERNVKTTYVTLYGLNKAKDEVLRCSTEAQRLLDTIQGDTSVLKKMIVWLSMRRK; encoded by the coding sequence ATGGAAGAATTTATATATGATATTGGAGAAATTGACAATGCATTGATACATTTTTTACCAGCAAAGGAGGGATTACAAAAAATTGTCTATGAGGCAATGGATGAGGCTGTTCGCAGTGGCGGAAAGCGTGTCCGTCCAATGATTATCTATGAAAGTTATCAATTGTTTCAGGGTGGAAAGGGAAGAATGGAGGAAATTGCCCCAATGATGGCGGCAATGGAAATGATTCATACTTCTTCTCTCATTCACGATGATTTACCATGTATGGACAATGACACCTTGAGAAGAGGAAAACCAACTACATGGGTAACTTATGGCGAAGATATGGCAACACTTGCAGGAGATGCATTGATTGTGGAGGCCTTTTCTGTCATCGCCAGTGAAATGGCAAAGATACACAATCCAAGTTTGATCTTGAGGTATGCCAAGGCACTCGATGTCCTTGCTAAAAAGACAGGAATGCAGGGAATGATTGGTGGTCAGGTGGTGGATGTACAAAAGACAGGGGAAAAATTAAATGAAGAAGAACTTGATTTTATCTATCGACTAAAGACAGGAGCACTGTTAGAGGCTTCTTTTATGATTGGAGCCATTGTTGGTGGAGCAAAACAAGAAGAAATTGATGTGATGGAAGAGATTGCCAGAAATATTGGAATGGCCTTTCAGATTCAAGATGATATTTTAGACGAGACCTCGACAGAAGAAGAACTTGGAAAACCTATTCATTCAGATGAACGCAATGTAAAGACAACCTATGTTACACTCTATGGGCTAAACAAGGCAAAGGATGAGGTTTTGCGTTGTTCCACAGAGGCACAGAGACTTCTTGACACAATACAGGGAGATACTTCTGTATTGAAAAAGATGATTGTTTGGCTGTCAATGAGAAGGAAATAA
- the xseB gene encoding exodeoxyribonuclease VII small subunit — MSKNSIEEELVGLEKMIRQLESQEISLEESFQLYEQGMKLVREINTRIDAVEAQVLRIETDREDG; from the coding sequence ATGAGTAAAAATAGCATAGAAGAGGAATTGGTGGGGCTTGAAAAAATGATTCGACAATTGGAGAGTCAGGAGATTTCTTTAGAGGAGTCTTTTCAATTGTATGAACAGGGAATGAAGTTAGTGAGAGAGATCAACACACGCATTGATGCGGTGGAGGCTCAGGTGCTTCGAATTGAAACAGATCGCGAGGACGGATAA
- a CDS encoding exodeoxyribonuclease VII large subunit: MMENIYSVQQVNGYIHNKISSDAILNKISVRGEVSNCKYHSSGHIYFTLKDNGGTLSAVMFAGNRRGLSFTMSEGMKVVVHGKIDVYERGGCYQLYAQSIEREGQGELYQRFAQLKVKLEEMGMFDSAYKRSIPRFAQKIGVVTAGEGAALHDIITVATRRNPHVQIVLYPAIVQGEYAPASIVRGIGILDQMDCDVLIVGRGGGSIEDLWAFNEEIVASAIFHAHTPIISAVGHETDTTIADFVADLRAPTPSAAAELATFEYAAFVQGMAGVSQRMEDAIRAKIDRIKNKLKQQEYRLAMCSPMSKVQGFRTKSKEMEQKLSYVMEKKISAKKQQLMMDAQRLKGLSPLEKLSSGYAFVTNEKYERINSVQKVEREDVLTLHFADGSAKVKVMEVADE; encoded by the coding sequence ATGATGGAAAATATATATTCGGTACAGCAAGTAAATGGCTATATTCACAACAAGATTTCGTCAGATGCAATACTGAATAAAATTAGTGTGAGGGGAGAGGTGTCCAACTGTAAGTATCACAGTTCTGGGCATATCTACTTCACATTAAAAGATAATGGGGGGACCTTGTCAGCGGTAATGTTTGCCGGTAATCGACGGGGCCTCTCTTTTACAATGTCTGAGGGAATGAAGGTTGTTGTGCATGGAAAAATTGATGTCTATGAGCGAGGAGGATGTTACCAGCTCTATGCTCAGAGCATTGAAAGAGAAGGGCAGGGGGAACTGTATCAAAGGTTTGCACAATTAAAAGTAAAACTGGAAGAAATGGGGATGTTTGACTCTGCCTATAAGAGAAGTATTCCAAGATTTGCACAAAAAATTGGGGTGGTCACTGCAGGGGAAGGTGCGGCATTGCATGATATTATTACTGTGGCGACAAGAAGAAACCCTCATGTTCAGATTGTATTGTATCCAGCGATTGTACAGGGAGAATATGCACCAGCAAGTATTGTGCGAGGAATTGGGATATTAGATCAAATGGACTGCGATGTCCTTATTGTGGGACGAGGTGGAGGTTCAATTGAAGATTTGTGGGCATTCAATGAAGAAATAGTGGCGAGTGCTATTTTTCATGCCCACACTCCAATTATTTCAGCGGTGGGACATGAGACAGATACAACCATTGCTGATTTTGTGGCAGATTTGAGGGCACCTACACCGAGTGCGGCAGCAGAGCTGGCAACATTTGAGTACGCAGCCTTTGTGCAGGGAATGGCCGGTGTTTCTCAGAGAATGGAGGATGCCATTCGGGCAAAGATCGATCGCATAAAAAATAAATTAAAGCAACAAGAATATCGACTGGCGATGTGTTCGCCAATGTCCAAGGTACAGGGATTTAGAACAAAATCAAAGGAGATGGAACAAAAACTTTCCTATGTGATGGAGAAGAAGATTTCTGCAAAGAAACAGCAATTGATGATGGATGCACAGCGGTTAAAGGGCTTATCTCCACTAGAAAAGTTGTCATCGGGCTATGCCTTTGTGACCAATGAGAAGTATGAACGCATCAATAGCGTACAGAAAGTAGAAAGAGAAGATGTATTGACTTTGCATTTTGCAGACGGCAGTGCAAAGGTCAAAGTGATGGAGGTGGCTGATGAGTAA